A single genomic interval of Pyrus communis chromosome 5, drPyrComm1.1, whole genome shotgun sequence harbors:
- the LOC137733211 gene encoding origin of replication complex subunit 5-like, producing the protein MGKEESPKTTRRKTRSSVLATPSKNVVDETKASSLHPPTLSDLVLGEQGESLSANDLSSVFPGRRSQILELLRLLGLPNSPMLPIFVYGGTSTGKTSIVVETFRHLKHPFVYSSCLTSYSPRILFESVLNQLFLHPENAANGYSSAKCCESPSDFIHFLREALVSILGNTKGLSGKVTSKRSGKANGNMIRLVFDNLERLRGWDKGSIILPLLFNLYDILKMPEVGLIFISSASPDTYYSNMGYVEPIPMYLPDYTQDDLQKIFMRNQANKKLFAFFVSVVLRPFCRITRRVDELSPAFSPLFTKYCEPITDLNFVPNKETNQRLYNFFCSHIVPALNETFKVSLQKSPEVEVEVKERKGKGGTRKFGDCEVEQLDFHMPTSAKYLLISAFLASRNPATLDSSLFESTGDSSSRKRKRKLSDKSMEQKETAEQELLLNPGSFPMERILAIFQCITSIGEGPLHDEEQEYGGLGIQDGNDVLMSDVLLLLSSLCSANFIVTGGSCPLEGSTRYRSTVSEDMALKVARSIKFPLSKYMYR; encoded by the exons ATGGGTAAAGAGGAAAGCCCAAAAACCACAAGGAGAAAAACCAGATCCTCTGTTTTGGCTACCCCTTCAAAGAATGTAGTTGACGAAACTAAGGCAAGTAGTTTGCACCCACCAACTCTCAGTGACCTTGTGTTGGGTGAACAAGGAGAATCCTTGAGTGCCAATGATCTTTCGTCTGTTTTTCCTGGGAGACGTAGTCAAATCCTGGAGCTTCTACGCCTTTTGGGTCTGCCAAACTCTCCCATGCTACCTATATTTGTATATGGAGGCACTTCTACCGGGAAAACCAGTATTGTTGTAGAGACCTTTAGGCATCTGAAGCACCCTTTTGTTTATTCAAGCTGCCTTACCAGTTATAGTCCTCGAATCTTGTTTGAATCGGTTCTGAACCAACTCTTTCTTCACCCAGAGAATGCAGCGAATGGTTATTCAAGTGCCAAGTGCTGTGAAAGCCCATCtgattttattcattttcttcGGGAAGCCTTGGTCAGCATTCTTGGTAATACAAAGGGACTTTCGGGGAAAGTAACCTCCAAAAGGTCTGGAAAGGCTAATGGAAATATGATCCGCTTGGTATTTGACAATTTGGAGCGTCTTAGAGGATGGGATAAAGGTTCCATTATATTACCTTTACTGTTTAATCTCTATGACATTTTGAAAATGCCTGAGGTCGGTCTTATCTTTATCAGCAGTGCCTCGCCGGATACGTATTACTCAAATATGGGCTATGTGGAGCCTATCCCTATGTATCTTCCTGATTATACACAAGATGATCTGCAGAAAATCTTCATGAGAAACCAGGCAAACAAAAAGCTTTTCGCCTTTTTC GTTAGTGTCGTGCTAAGGCCTTTCTGTAGAATTACCAGACGGGTGGATGAATTATCTCCTGCCTTTTCACCATTATTCACAAAGTATTGTGAACCTATCACTGATCTGAATTTTGTTCCCAATAAAGAGACGAACCAAAGgctgtataattttttttgctcCCATATTGTTCCTGCACTGAATGAGACATTTAAGGTTTCATTGCAGAAATCCCCTGAAGTTGAAGTTGAAGTTaaggagagaaaaggaaagggCGGCACAAGGAAATTCGGAGATTGTGAAGTTGAACAATTAGATTTCCATATGCCTACTTCTGCCAAGTATCTTCTTATTTCAGCATTTCTTGCTTCAAGAAATCCAGCTACCCTTGATTCATCACTGTTCGAATCTACAGGAGATTCTAGTAGTCGAAAACGAAAGAGGAA GCTTTCGGACAAGTCAATGGAACAGAAGGAAACTGCAGAACAGGAATTACTTTTGAATCCTGGCTCATTCCCAATGGAAAGAATATTAGCCATATTTCAGTGCATTACATCTATAGGGGAAGGTCCTCTTCACGATGAGGAACAAGAATATGGTGGGTTAGGGATTCAAGATGGGAATGACGTGCTCATGTCTGATGTTCTTTTACTACTGTCCAGTCTCTGCAGTGCTAATTTTATTGTCACTGGTGGAAGCTGCCCACTGGAGGGCTCAACTCGATATCGATCTACAGTGAGTGAAGATATGGCTCTTAAG GTAGCAAGGAGCATTAAGTTCCCTCTCTCAAAGTATATGTACAGATGA
- the LOC137735214 gene encoding cytochrome P450 86A8-like — translation MEIGTALLVLTAITAYLLWFTFISRSLKGPRVWPLLGSLPGLIENSDRLHDWICDNLRACGGTYQTCICAIPFLAKKQGLVTVTCDPNNLEHILKTRFDNYPKGPTWQSVFHELLGEGIFNSDGDTWLFQRKTAALEFTTRTLRQAMARWVSRAIKLRFCPILKSAELQAEPVDLQDLLLRLTFDNICGLAFGKDPQTCAPGLPDNGFATAFDRATEASLQRFILPEVLWKVKKWLGLGMEVTLSRSLVHIEEYLSDVIASRKLELLSQQKDGNPHDDLLSRFMKKKENYSDTFLQHVALNFILAGRDTSSAALSWFFWLITLNPVIEEKILREICTVLIETRGNDVASWLDEPLEFEEIDRLIYLKAALSESLRLYPSVPEDSKHVVYDDVLPDGTFVPAGSSVTYSIYATGRMKSTWGDDCLEFRPERWLSPDGKFIMHDSNKFVAFNAGPRICLGKDLAYLQMKSVTTSVLLRHRLTVVPGHKVEQKMSLTLFMKYGLMVNVHKRELGAIVSSIEREMAMEGQLQGEEQECGR, via the coding sequence ATGGAGATTGGCACGGCGTTGCTGGTTTTGACGGCGATCACAGCTTACCTCCTTTGGTTCACCTTCATCTCACGGTCGCTAAAGGGTCCACGTGTCTGGCCGTTACTGGGTAGTCTCCCGGGTCTCATCGAAAACTCGGACCGGTTGCACGACTGGATCTGTGACAACCTACGCGCCTGCGGCGGCACGTACCAAACCTGCATCTGCGCCATCCCCTTCCTCGCCAAAAAGCAAGGCCTCGTGACCGTCACATGCGACCCGAATAATCTGGAGCACATACTCAAGACCCGGTTCGACAACTATCCCAAGGGCCCCACCTGGCAATCCGTGTTTCACGAGCTGTTGGGCGAGGGCATCTTCAACTCGGATGGCGACACGTGGCTGTTTCAGAGGAAGACGGCCGCACTGGAATTCACGACCCGGACGCTGCGCCAGGCCATGGCTCGGTGGGTCAGCCGAGCCATCAAGCTCAGGTTCTGCCCAATTCTCAAGTCGGCTGAGCTTCAAGCCGAGCCGGTTGATCTCCAAGACTTGTTACTTCGCCTTACTTTCGATAACATATGCGGCTTGGCTTTTGGAAAGGACCCGCAGACGTGCGCCCCGGGTCTTCCCGACAACGGCTTTGCCACAGCCTTCGACCGAGCCACCGAAGCCTCGCTGCAGCGGTTTATTCTGCCCGAGGTGTTGTGGAAGGTGAAAAAATGgcttgggcttggaatggaagTCACATTGAGCCGAAGCCTTGTGCATATTGAGGAGTATTTATCCGACGTGATTGCATCCCGTAAGCTCGAGTTGCTGAGTCAGCAGAAAGATGGGAATCCACACGATGATTTGTTGTCACGGTTcatgaagaaaaaagagaactACTCGGACACTTTTCTTCAACACGTGGCGCTCAATTTCATCCTAGCTGGACGCGACACGTCATCTGCTGCGTTGAGCTGGTTCTTTTGGTTGATCACTCTTAACCCAGTAATTGAAGAGAAAATCCTCCGTGAAATTTGCACTGTTCTGATTGAGACACGTGGCAATGACGTGGCGAGTTGGTTGGACGAGCCGTTAGAATTTGAGGAAATTGACCGATTGATATACCTTAAGGCAGCATTGTCCGAGAGCCTAAGGTTGTACCCTTCCGTACCGGAGGACTCAAAGCATGTGGTGTACGACGACGTTTTGCCCGACGGCACATTCGTGCCCGCCGGATCGTCGGTGACATATTCCATATACGCAACGGGTCGGATGAAATCGACGTGGGGAGACGATTGCCTGGAGTTTCGTCCGGAGAGGTGGCTATCTCCCGATGGTAAGTTCATAATGCATGACTCAAATAAATTTGTAGCATTCAACGCGGGTCCAAGAATATGTCTAGGGAAGGACTTGGCTTACTTGCAAATGAAGTCGGTAACCACGTCGGTTTTGCTCCGCCACCGTCTCACGGTGGTGCCGGGCCACAAGGTGGAGCAAAAGATGTCGTTGACGTTGTTCATGAAGTATGGACTCATGGTGAATGTGCACAAAAGGGAGCTGGGGGCAATTGTGTCAAGCATTGAAAGGGAGATGGCAATGGAGGGACAATTGCAAGGGGAAGAGCAAGAGTGTGGCCGTTAA
- the LOC137734144 gene encoding ascorbate transporter, chloroplastic-like isoform X2, which produces MAIGGLISNRNFGSFVGSGKACQTNHAIVHHKGKRLYYQGKTIYPTLRTSRASGSISGCSYSPYPHAIGSSDTNILKATCRVRDEGENPHLIFLQSAIRSQSIITKQILIGSRKRTYAYYKSEDNDITESEVDSLTSIEGSSEAVLAAGNVLKLSSWWEIPKRWVIVLLCFTAFLLCNMDRVNMSIAILPMSHEFNWNNATVGLIQSSFFWGYLLTQILGGILADKIGGKRVLGFGVIWWSVATILTPIAAKISLPFLLIMRAFMGIGEGVAMPAMNNILSKWIPVSERSRALSLVYTGMYLGSVIGLAVSPILIQKFKWPSVFYSFGSLGSIWLALWLNKAYSTPKEDPELSAEEKELIMGGNISKEPVKVIPWKLILSKPPVWALIVCHFCHNWGTFILLTWMPTYYNQVLKFNLTESGLLCVLPWLTMAIFANIGGWIADTLVSKGFSVTTVRKIMQSIGFLGPAFFLTLLSRVKTPAMAVLCMACSQGSDAFSQSGLYSNHQDIGPRYAGVLLGLSNTAGVLAGVFGTAATGYILQRGSWDDVFKVSVVLYIMGTLIWNLFSTGEKIID; this is translated from the exons ATGGCGATCGGCGGTTTGATATCGAACCGGAATTTCGGTTCTTTTGTCGGTTCAG GGAAGGCATGTCAAACGAACCACGCCATTGTGCATCACAAGGGAAAGCGTCTGTATTATCAGGGGAAAACAATTTACCCAACTTTACGTACTTCTAGGGCTAGTGGTTCTATATCTGGATGCTCGTACAGCCCTTACCCGCATGCAATTGGCTCTTCAGATACAAACATTCTGAAGGCAACATGTAGGGTGCGTGATGAAGGCGAAAACCCTCATCTAATCTTTCTGCAATCTGCTATAAGGTCTCAGAGCATCATTACTAAACAAATACTTATAGGAAGTCGTAAAAG GACCTATGCTTATTACAAGTCGGAGGATAATGACATAACAGAATCAGAGGTAGACTCACTCACATCAATAGAGGGGTCAAGTGAAGCTGTTTTGGCAGCTGGAAATGTGCTTAAATTATCTTCTTGGTGGGAGATTCCTAAGCGCTGGGTGATTGTACTCCTTTGTTTTACAGCATTCCTATTGTGCAACATGGATCGT GTAAACATGAGCATTGCAATACTTCCCATGTCACATGAATTCAACTGGAATAATGCCACAGTCGGCTTGATTCAGTCCTCTTTTTTCTGGGGTTACCTACTTACTCAG ATTCTTGGAGGCATTTTGGCAGATAAAATTGGTGGAAAGCGTGTATTGGGTTTTGGAGTGATCTGGTGGTCAGTAGCGACAATTTTGACGCCAATTGCAGCAAAAATCAGCCTTCCATTTTTGCTTATCATGCGTGCTTTCATGGGGATTGGTGAG GGTGTCGCTATGCCTGCTATGAATAACATACTCTCTAAATGGATTCCAGTGTCTGAGAGAAGCAGAGCACTTTCACTAGTATATACTGGCATGTACCTTGGTTCTGTCATTGGGTTGGCTGTCTCTCCGATTCTAATCCAGAAGTTTAAATGGCCGTCTGTGTTTTACTCGTTTGGCTCTCTTGGTAGTATCTGGTTAGCATTATGGCTGAATAAA GCATATAGCACACCAAAAGAAGATCCGGAGCTTAGCGCAGAGGAAAAAGAGCTTATCATGGGTGGAAACATATCTAAGGAACCTGTTAAGGTCATTCCTTGGAAGCTAATATTATCAAAACCACCTGTTTGGGCTCTTATAGTCTGCCACTTTTGCCACAATTGGGGAACATTTATTCTATTGACATGGATGCCAACATACTACAATCAG GTTTTGAAATTCAACCTCACTGAATCCGGGCTCCTCTGTGTCTTGCCATGGTTGACAATGGCTATTTTTGCAAATATAGGAGGCTGGATTGCAGATACACTTGTCAGCAAAGGTTTTTCTGTAACGACAGTTCGTAAG ATCATGCAATCAATTGGGTTTCTGGGACCAGCCTTTTTCCTTACGCTGCTGAGCCGTGTCAAGACACCCGCAATGGCAGTGCTATGCATGGCATGCAGTCAG GGATCTGATGCATTTTCACAATCGGGTCTCTACTCCAACCACCAAGACATCGGACCTCGCTATGCT GGAGTATTGCTGGGACTCTCAAACACAGCAGGAGTTCTTGCTGGTGTCTTTGGTACAGCTGCAACCGGCTACATACTGCAACGAG GTTCTTGGGATGATGTATTCAAGGTCTCTGTTGTATTGTACATCATGGGCACATTAATCTGGAACTTATTTTCTACCGGAGAGAAAATTATTGACTAG
- the LOC137734144 gene encoding ascorbate transporter, chloroplastic-like isoform X1 has translation MAIGGLISNRNFGSFVGSGKACQTNHAIVHHKGKRLYYQGKTIYPTLRTSRASGSISGCSYSPYPHAIGSSDTNILKATCRVRDEGENPHLIFLQSAIRSQSIITKQILIGSRKRYLSSNHFFRSCLQSRKLDKLDYGKYHKYKHAKVNRTYAYYKSEDNDITESEVDSLTSIEGSSEAVLAAGNVLKLSSWWEIPKRWVIVLLCFTAFLLCNMDRVNMSIAILPMSHEFNWNNATVGLIQSSFFWGYLLTQILGGILADKIGGKRVLGFGVIWWSVATILTPIAAKISLPFLLIMRAFMGIGEGVAMPAMNNILSKWIPVSERSRALSLVYTGMYLGSVIGLAVSPILIQKFKWPSVFYSFGSLGSIWLALWLNKAYSTPKEDPELSAEEKELIMGGNISKEPVKVIPWKLILSKPPVWALIVCHFCHNWGTFILLTWMPTYYNQVLKFNLTESGLLCVLPWLTMAIFANIGGWIADTLVSKGFSVTTVRKIMQSIGFLGPAFFLTLLSRVKTPAMAVLCMACSQGSDAFSQSGLYSNHQDIGPRYAGVLLGLSNTAGVLAGVFGTAATGYILQRGSWDDVFKVSVVLYIMGTLIWNLFSTGEKIID, from the exons ATGGCGATCGGCGGTTTGATATCGAACCGGAATTTCGGTTCTTTTGTCGGTTCAG GGAAGGCATGTCAAACGAACCACGCCATTGTGCATCACAAGGGAAAGCGTCTGTATTATCAGGGGAAAACAATTTACCCAACTTTACGTACTTCTAGGGCTAGTGGTTCTATATCTGGATGCTCGTACAGCCCTTACCCGCATGCAATTGGCTCTTCAGATACAAACATTCTGAAGGCAACATGTAGGGTGCGTGATGAAGGCGAAAACCCTCATCTAATCTTTCTGCAATCTGCTATAAGGTCTCAGAGCATCATTACTAAACAAATACTTATAGGAAGTCGTAAAAGGTATCTTTCTTCGAATCACTTTTTTAGAAGTTGTTTACAATCAAGAAAGCTGGATAAGCTTGATTACGGGAAATATCATAAGTATAAACATGCTAAGGTTAACAGGACCTATGCTTATTACAAGTCGGAGGATAATGACATAACAGAATCAGAGGTAGACTCACTCACATCAATAGAGGGGTCAAGTGAAGCTGTTTTGGCAGCTGGAAATGTGCTTAAATTATCTTCTTGGTGGGAGATTCCTAAGCGCTGGGTGATTGTACTCCTTTGTTTTACAGCATTCCTATTGTGCAACATGGATCGT GTAAACATGAGCATTGCAATACTTCCCATGTCACATGAATTCAACTGGAATAATGCCACAGTCGGCTTGATTCAGTCCTCTTTTTTCTGGGGTTACCTACTTACTCAG ATTCTTGGAGGCATTTTGGCAGATAAAATTGGTGGAAAGCGTGTATTGGGTTTTGGAGTGATCTGGTGGTCAGTAGCGACAATTTTGACGCCAATTGCAGCAAAAATCAGCCTTCCATTTTTGCTTATCATGCGTGCTTTCATGGGGATTGGTGAG GGTGTCGCTATGCCTGCTATGAATAACATACTCTCTAAATGGATTCCAGTGTCTGAGAGAAGCAGAGCACTTTCACTAGTATATACTGGCATGTACCTTGGTTCTGTCATTGGGTTGGCTGTCTCTCCGATTCTAATCCAGAAGTTTAAATGGCCGTCTGTGTTTTACTCGTTTGGCTCTCTTGGTAGTATCTGGTTAGCATTATGGCTGAATAAA GCATATAGCACACCAAAAGAAGATCCGGAGCTTAGCGCAGAGGAAAAAGAGCTTATCATGGGTGGAAACATATCTAAGGAACCTGTTAAGGTCATTCCTTGGAAGCTAATATTATCAAAACCACCTGTTTGGGCTCTTATAGTCTGCCACTTTTGCCACAATTGGGGAACATTTATTCTATTGACATGGATGCCAACATACTACAATCAG GTTTTGAAATTCAACCTCACTGAATCCGGGCTCCTCTGTGTCTTGCCATGGTTGACAATGGCTATTTTTGCAAATATAGGAGGCTGGATTGCAGATACACTTGTCAGCAAAGGTTTTTCTGTAACGACAGTTCGTAAG ATCATGCAATCAATTGGGTTTCTGGGACCAGCCTTTTTCCTTACGCTGCTGAGCCGTGTCAAGACACCCGCAATGGCAGTGCTATGCATGGCATGCAGTCAG GGATCTGATGCATTTTCACAATCGGGTCTCTACTCCAACCACCAAGACATCGGACCTCGCTATGCT GGAGTATTGCTGGGACTCTCAAACACAGCAGGAGTTCTTGCTGGTGTCTTTGGTACAGCTGCAACCGGCTACATACTGCAACGAG GTTCTTGGGATGATGTATTCAAGGTCTCTGTTGTATTGTACATCATGGGCACATTAATCTGGAACTTATTTTCTACCGGAGAGAAAATTATTGACTAG